Proteins co-encoded in one Bacteroidota bacterium genomic window:
- a CDS encoding T9SS type A sorting domain-containing protein: protein MKKLILSLLIFLFHSANTYAQSIVPNNGMQGQSLQTTITLAAGAMYSSSGPMGSSDIYLQQGATTIFANSAYSPYSDWYFGYDSWGNYVYTDSGRVIFDIPLNAPGGLYDVVVYTYLNPWGTPTQNVIPGAFFIGVVAGTIRGSVYFDTNQNGVRDLNEPPMANSTVQFTPGNQIAFTNSQGEFIFFADTGTYTTSYIPPPTFSQTSTPLTYTSTIPPSVTGQDFGTFSSLYAHDHNISIIRNRVRCNLNASLPVQVYNSGLLPSQDRITLITSSNYIYVSSTVAPDIINGDTLTWNTPVINPGTYYHLGGGITFTAPAAQQIVSITVIDSVFDLSGNFVEVYTDTYTYEVRCSYDPNDKHVSPEGVLSQKYTPINSALTYLVNFQNTGNDSAYDVFIFDTLDVNLDPLTFELLGSSHEVNTQLTPNGDVRFNFFNIMLPDSGTDEPGSHGWVLFKVNPDASLPDPTVITNTAHIVFDQNSPIITNTTLNTMTALQYPQSGFSTADVNICETSCIIYNNLSTSGTSYNWSFPGGSPSSSTASAPGAICYSTSGSYDVTLITTNALGSDTLIQPAYINVAVSPAIFSVVQSGDSLIAPQGYSGYEWYFNNVLIPGDTLYYHIATQNGDYSVVVNNPNGCELGVNISGVITGIEDDISSLNILDVYPNPSAGAFEISFLSQGIQKVKIEFYDYVGKVIEAKTILSTNGLNKIAFNSYELSSGMYMLKLTDNYKSVTKIVMIK from the coding sequence ATGAAAAAGCTCATATTATCTTTGTTGATATTTTTATTCCATTCTGCTAATACGTATGCGCAGTCTATTGTACCAAATAATGGAATGCAAGGTCAATCGTTGCAAACTACAATTACACTAGCAGCAGGAGCAATGTATAGTTCTTCTGGTCCTATGGGATCTAGTGACATCTATTTGCAGCAAGGTGCTACGACAATTTTTGCCAATAGTGCTTATTCACCTTATTCTGATTGGTATTTTGGATATGATTCATGGGGAAATTATGTTTACACTGATTCCGGTCGTGTTATATTTGACATTCCTTTAAATGCACCAGGTGGATTATATGATGTTGTGGTATATACCTATCTCAATCCATGGGGTACACCAACACAAAATGTTATTCCCGGAGCATTTTTTATCGGTGTTGTTGCAGGAACTATTAGAGGTTCGGTTTATTTTGATACCAATCAAAATGGAGTGCGCGATCTTAACGAACCGCCGATGGCGAATAGTACAGTACAGTTTACTCCCGGCAATCAAATCGCTTTTACTAATAGTCAGGGAGAGTTTATCTTTTTTGCAGATACAGGAACATACACTACCTCTTATATCCCACCACCCACTTTTAGTCAGACGTCAACGCCATTAACTTATACTTCTACAATCCCGCCTTCTGTTACCGGACAGGATTTTGGTACATTCTCATCTTTATATGCACATGATCACAATATCAGCATTATAAGGAATAGGGTAAGATGTAATTTAAATGCATCACTTCCGGTTCAGGTCTATAATTCCGGCCTCCTGCCATCTCAGGATAGAATTACACTTATTACCTCTTCCAATTATATTTATGTTTCTTCTACTGTCGCACCTGACATAATAAACGGTGATACACTGACCTGGAATACTCCGGTAATTAATCCCGGTACGTATTATCACCTTGGTGGTGGCATTACATTCACGGCGCCTGCTGCTCAGCAGATTGTGTCAATAACTGTTATAGATAGTGTATTTGATCTTTCAGGAAACTTCGTTGAAGTGTACACAGATACTTATACATATGAAGTCCGATGCAGTTATGATCCGAATGATAAACATGTAAGTCCGGAAGGAGTGCTTTCGCAGAAATATACACCGATCAATTCAGCACTTACTTATCTTGTAAATTTCCAGAATACAGGAAATGATTCTGCCTATGATGTATTTATTTTTGACACACTTGATGTAAATCTTGACCCTCTGACTTTCGAGTTGCTGGGAAGCAGTCACGAAGTAAATACACAGCTTACTCCCAATGGAGATGTTCGTTTTAATTTCTTCAACATAATGCTACCTGATAGTGGCACTGATGAGCCGGGAAGTCATGGTTGGGTATTGTTTAAGGTGAATCCGGATGCATCACTTCCTGACCCGACAGTAATAACCAATACTGCTCATATCGTTTTCGATCAGAATTCTCCTATCATAACAAATACTACATTAAATACTATGACAGCATTGCAATATCCGCAATCAGGATTTAGTACTGCTGATGTAAATATTTGTGAAACGAGTTGTATCATTTATAATAATCTTTCAACATCAGGTACCAGTTATAACTGGAGTTTCCCCGGTGGTTCTCCTTCATCAAGCACAGCATCCGCACCGGGAGCAATTTGTTATTCTACATCCGGCTCGTATGATGTAACGCTTATTACTACTAATGCACTTGGAAGTGATACTCTGATCCAGCCTGCATATATTAATGTGGCAGTATCTCCGGCAATTTTCTCTGTTGTTCAATCAGGAGATTCTCTGATCGCTCCGCAAGGATACTCAGGCTACGAATGGTATTTCAACAATGTGTTGATTCCGGGCGATACTTTATATTACCATATAGCCACCCAGAATGGGGATTATAGTGTTGTAGTCAATAATCCTAATGGATGTGAGTTGGGTGTAAATATTTCTGGTGTGATCACAGGAATTGAAGATGATATATCTTCTTTAAACATTCTTGATGTGTATCCTAATCCATCTGCAGGTGCATTTGAAATTTCATTCTTATCGCAAGGAATTCAAAAAGTGAAAATTGAATTTTATGATTATGTTGGAAAAGTAATTGAAGCAAAAACTATTCTCTCTACAAATGGCTTGAATAAGATTGCATTTAATTCTTATGAACTTTCATCAGGCATGTATATGTTGAAATTAACAGATAATTATAAATCCGTAACTAAAATAGTAATGATCAAATAA
- a CDS encoding T9SS type A sorting domain-containing protein, with product MKKYFYIIFILLAFTGSVTAQIVSVSPDTARRGQMLTTTITMQAGLITNATPPFMGNDLYLQQGATIIYATSVNWPGTWDPFNQIWTVADSGTATFNIPGSVPSGLYDVFVTFNPGPFPATYSMPNGFFIKDPAGTIQGNVFFDVNQNGVRDVNDPPLQNALIQISPTNELAFSNSAGDFIYYADSGTYTTSYVPAPTFSQTTIPLTYTSTIPPSVSGNDFGAFSSSFLYAHSAVITRVRNRCNTTSGVNVSIRNTGYLGVQDRVFLITSSNSVFSSSVVPPDMISGDTLMWNTPVINAGSVYNLGGGMQFTIPAAMQTVTMNVIDSVFDLSGNFIDVYYDVFSYEVRCAYDPNDKHSSPLGVLAQHYTPINSELTYHINFQNTGNDTAYDVFILDTLDANLDPTTFMVLESSHPMAAQMTASGAVRFNFLNIMLPDSGIDEPGSHGWVTYRIRPDIGLPDPTVIRNTSYIIFDMNDPIVTNTTINTMTALQYPQANFTTGDVSICETDCIIYNNQSVSGTSYNWSFPGGSPSSSTASAPGVICYSTSGSYDVTLITTNALGSDTLIQPAYINVAVSPAIFSVVQSGDSLIAPQGYSGYEWYFNNVLIPDDTLYYHIATQNGDYGVVVSNPNGCQSGVNISNVTIGIYETVDSKLVTLYPNPASDRVEISYNSMTNDIAFISIIDKIGQVVKSVEYKSATGSNKFELNTSELSSGIYTIQISIGSKLISKMLMINK from the coding sequence ATGAAAAAATATTTCTATATCATATTTATATTACTTGCATTCACCGGATCTGTTACAGCACAGATTGTATCGGTGTCTCCTGATACGGCACGCAGAGGACAGATGCTTACCACTACCATAACCATGCAGGCTGGACTGATAACAAATGCTACACCGCCTTTTATGGGAAATGACCTCTATTTACAGCAGGGAGCAACAATTATTTATGCTACAAGTGTCAATTGGCCCGGCACTTGGGATCCTTTTAACCAAATATGGACAGTTGCAGATTCAGGAACAGCTACATTCAATATTCCAGGATCAGTTCCGTCCGGATTATATGATGTATTCGTAACTTTTAATCCCGGCCCGTTTCCTGCAACATATTCAATGCCGAATGGATTCTTTATTAAGGATCCTGCAGGAACAATTCAAGGTAATGTGTTTTTTGATGTTAATCAAAATGGTGTACGTGATGTCAATGATCCACCTTTACAAAATGCGCTCATTCAAATTTCTCCAACTAATGAGTTGGCATTTTCTAATTCAGCGGGAGATTTCATCTATTATGCCGATTCAGGGACCTATACTACTTCCTATGTCCCAGCACCAACATTTAGTCAGACTACGATACCATTAACTTATACATCAACTATTCCACCATCAGTTTCCGGAAATGATTTTGGAGCATTTTCTTCATCTTTTTTATATGCACATAGTGCAGTTATTACGAGGGTGAGAAACAGATGTAATACGACTAGTGGAGTTAATGTGTCAATAAGGAATACCGGTTATCTTGGAGTTCAGGATAGAGTTTTCCTGATCACTTCCTCGAATTCTGTTTTCAGTTCATCTGTAGTTCCGCCTGATATGATAAGCGGAGATACACTAATGTGGAATACTCCGGTAATCAATGCAGGTTCAGTTTATAATCTTGGAGGTGGGATGCAATTCACAATTCCGGCCGCTATGCAAACAGTTACTATGAATGTAATAGACAGTGTTTTTGATCTGTCAGGAAATTTCATTGACGTATACTATGATGTCTTTAGTTATGAAGTACGTTGTGCTTATGACCCGAACGATAAACACTCTTCTCCTTTGGGCGTGCTTGCGCAACATTACACTCCAATAAATTCTGAGTTAACTTATCACATCAATTTCCAGAATACAGGAAACGATACGGCATACGATGTATTCATACTGGATACTCTTGATGCTAATCTGGATCCTACTACATTTATGGTTTTGGAAAGTAGTCATCCAATGGCTGCACAAATGACTGCATCAGGTGCAGTGCGTTTTAACTTTCTGAATATAATGTTACCTGATAGCGGAATAGATGAACCGGGTAGTCATGGTTGGGTCACTTACAGAATAAGACCTGATATTGGTTTGCCGGATCCTACTGTAATAAGAAATACATCATATATCATTTTTGATATGAATGATCCAATAGTCACAAATACGACTATCAATACTATGACTGCCTTGCAATATCCCCAGGCTAACTTTACAACAGGTGATGTGAGTATCTGTGAAACAGATTGTATAATTTATAATAATCAATCAGTGTCAGGTACAAGTTATAACTGGAGTTTCCCTGGTGGTTCTCCTTCTTCAAGCACAGCATCGGCACCCGGAGTAATATGTTATTCTACATCCGGCTCGTATGATGTAACGCTTATTACTACTAATGCACTTGGAAGTGATACTCTGATCCAGCCTGCATATATTAATGTGGCAGTATCTCCGGCAATTTTCTCTGTTGTTCAATCAGGAGATTCTCTGATCGCTCCGCAAGGATATTCAGGTTATGAATGGTACTTCAACAATGTGTTGATTCCGGACGATACTTTATATTACCATATAGCCACCCAGAATGGAGATTATGGGGTAGTTGTCAGTAATCCAAATGGATGTCAGTCGGGAGTTAATATCTCAAATGTCACTATTGGAATTTACGAAACGGTTGATTCAAAACTAGTTACACTTTATCCAAATCCTGCTTCAGATAGGGTTGAAATATCTTACAATTCAATGACTAACGACATTGCATTTATTTCGATTATTGATAAAATTGGTCAGGTAGTAA